CGTCTGAAGTAGCTAAATGAGCAATTTCAAATTCAGTCCAATCGTTGCCGAAAACGTCAATACACATTTGGCCAATAGCAGTATCCTTTTCTTTTTTGACTTTTGAAGGTTCCATAATTATATACCAACCCATTACTTCTGAATAGAATTTTACAGCTTCTTTTATATTCGGAACTGTAATACCAATATGTGAAAATGATTTTGGATAATTTTTATTAGTTGTCATAAGTTATATTTTAGATTGCAAAATTAATTTATATTTGCCTTATGGGCAATAACTTACTAAAAAGTAATATAGTGACCAAAACGAGTAAAATAATGATAATCAATAATATAAAATTTAATTTTGAATAAAGATATTAGTTGTCCACTACATTATACAATGAATTTAATAGGGACAAAATGGAAACCTTTAATTTTATTTCATTTATTAGAAGGTGATTTGCGTTCCGGAATATTACAGAAGAAAATTCCAGAGGTTTCAAATAAAATGTTTACTCAAACCGTGAGAGATTTAGAAAAAGATGGGCTTATTGCCAGAAAAGTTTTTCCTATAGTTCCTCCTAGAGTTGAATACAGTTTAACTAAAAGAGGGAAATCACTTGAGTATATTTTGAGAAGTTTGGATAAATGGGGTTCTGAAGATTGTAAGAATTAATTGAATAGGCTTTATTTCAAACTTGTTGTCTACAACGAAATATAAGTAACACCTAATACTAACTAAGCCTTTTTAATCATCCCTACTGTAAACCATAGAATAATTCCGATGATTAAAATCATGATACCCCAAAGCCATTTTTTATCTTCAAAAAGTGGCTTGGTTACTTCTTCCTCGAATCCGTCTATGCTGAGTTCCTTGCCCAAAGTAACTGCTTTTGCCGTTTCAGGAACTACGTTTGCCATGGTATTGATATCATAGACAGGCTGTAAAGCAGCTGGGTTACCGTACACTACATAATAAGAGGCAGGTTTGTCAAACCTTGCAATTAATTCATGCTTAAAGCCTTTAATAGTAGCACCATCAATATCTAAAGGCGCATTGTCTTGATTGTTAATTGTGATTTTTATTTTCTTTGCTTTCTCGCTAAAAAAAGTAAATTCATTACCCTCTAAAGAGCTTAAAACACTACTAGCTAAATTTCTATAATTATAATGCCAGCCTTTTTCAGTTTTAACGCTGTCTAGTACGTAACTTATGGTGGTTGGTCTCAGGTATTCAATATCGTTTTTTACCTTAATATGTAAATAACTTACTGGTAGGGCTTTGTCTAAATCTATAGTAATAATCGTTTCTTTGGTTTTTTTATGATGTTCAATGTTTATGCTTTTTGGTTTGTAATTTTCATAATCCGCAGGAACAGAATTATTTTCAAAGATTTTTGCATCAGTAAAAACCGGGTCTTCTGTTGTATTTACGCTTACTCTGTAATATAAAAATGAGGCCTCTGGAAATTTTAAGGTGGTAAATCTATAATCTGTACTAGAATTTTCTATAGCTAATATTCTATAATCATCTTTAATAGCAAACCATTCTAGTTGATTTTGACTTCCTTCAAGTTTAATTCTGTAGTCGAAATTGGCAGTATCAAAATTTAAGAATATCTCGTTTATTGGGGTATTGTTCGGCAATTTAAAGGTATATAAATACTGATCATTTGTAAATGTTTGGTTTAACACTTCAAAATCAATGGTATTGATGATTGATTTACTACTCTTAATATTCAAAACATAAGGAGCCTCAATTGTATCATTAGCTGTAATTCCATAGATACGAATATCGCCTAAAGTATTTTTAGTTTTTTCGTGAATTGTTTGAGGTAGACTTATTTGATGCCATTGTTCTGTGTTATTTTTAATTTCTCTCTTGAAGGCATAATCGCCCATTTGAGCACTTAAACAAGTGCTCCATAGTATAAAAATTAGGAGTAGTTTATTCGCTTTTTGACTCATCTTCAATTTGTTTAGTGTACTTGTTATAAAGAAAAGAAATGACTAATAGTAATACGCCTAGGGACACAAAAACAATAGTTTTTGAGATGGTATCTAAGTCTGCAATATCATAAAAGAATAATTTTATCAGGGTAAATCCAAATAAAATGATGCCTGTGATTCTAAGGTATTTTTTACGTTTCCAGATGCCTAAAATCACTAAAAATAAAGAATAGGCTCCCCAAAGAATACTTAAATTCATTTTATAGGAATTGCTTATGCCTCCAAGATCCATCCAATGTAATAACTCACTACTTAATAGCCACAGAAGTGTAAAATGAAATCCTATTTCAAAAGGAGTTCTTAAATTCAGCTTTATAAAAGGCTGTTTGCTATACAAGTAGGTGACGTACAGTAATCCTCCTAAGAAAACAAAAGAAATGTACCGGATACTTAAATTATAGCTGTTATGGTAATATTCCTCTAAATATTGGTTGATATGGTCACTTCTTAATTCGCTGATAAGGTAAAGTCCAAAACTTAAAAAGATAAATACAACAAGAATATTAAATACTAGGTTCACTATACCTGTCATCCTATTTTTAACTTTAAAAATAGTCACAATAGATAGTATAGTAAAAAAGAGCAAAGTATAATTTACCAACCAAATGCTATTAAAGTCACGTAAACTATAGTTGTATTTCGTAAGTGTTTGTCCGTCTACATCTGTTATGGTCAGCATAGAAGCATTGAATAATTGTGTCCAATAGGCGTCAATTTCAAAGAAAATGGCAAAGTAAAAAATAATTAAAAATAATAGCGGTGCAAGTATCGCCATTACTAGATGAATTCCAGTTCTTACGCCATGCGCTACACGAAACGTTTTAGCGTGAAGTAGCCAAGTGATGAATGCGAAAGAAATGATCACCACTAATGAACTTAAAAAGTTACTATTGAAAAATGGAGGTATCTTTTTTTCATCTAACGAATAATAGCTAGCATAAGCTATTTCCCAATCTTGAAAAATACTAAAGAAGGCTAAAACCATTAAAATATAGGATAGTTTTTTGTATACGCTGATGTTTTTAGTGAGGCCAATCCAAAATAACAAACCAGCTTCAACAGCCCATAAAATGGTAACCCAAGAACCATCTAACTGAACAGGAATAGTTATGGTAATAAACGTTAATACCAAAGCGGCAATAAGATAAAATAGCTTTTTATCGGCTAGTTTTCGTTTGAAAATTACAGTAGCCACTACAAAATGAATACCAGCATTTGCCAGTGTAAATAATCCTAAAAGTTCTTCTGTACGTTCATTTTCTGAAAGTAAATAAAAGCCAATGCCATAAAAGATAAACGAATTTATGAATACAATAATAACATCTCCCGAATTGAAGCTTTCTTTTTTCATAAACTTATAGCTCATAAATGCCAAATAAAAAATGACAAAAAATAAGCTAGCAAAACTAAACGCTATTGCAAAATGATCGATTGGTACGTATTTGGCGGATAACCATAAGGTATATATGAGCCATGTAAACACAAAGGCAACATAATAAAGTGGTTTCCAGTATTTTTTAAAAGCAAGGACTAAAATTCCAATATTTATAATCGCCATGTAACTAAATAATGTTAGTACATCGCCAGATCCTGTACTCAATAAAAACGGAACGGCATAAGCACCCACTAAGCCGATATGTGCAATTACCTGCTTATTATAATGTATTGAAGTGATTACTGCAAAAACCGTAAATAAAACCATCAATACAAAAGTGGGTAATTGCGGTAAAAGTCCGTATAAACTATAGGCGGCAAAGCTTATAAAGTATAATATAGCAATAGCGCCACTGACTAAAACAGCACTATAATTTAAGTATTTAGCTTTTAGTTTAATCCCGAAAACCAATAAGGCTAAACCAACAAGGTACCCTAAAACAATTCTGGTTAAGGGGCTAATTAAATTATTTTCAATACTGTATTTTGCGCCAATAACAACACCAATAACCGTAATGAAAATTCCGATTTTATTAATTAAATTTTCTCCGATAAATTTCTCTAAATTCGATTTTTGTTGCGGGAGCGTACTTTTCTTTTGTACCCGATCAACTATATTTTCTATTTCAGATTTTCCACTGCTCTCAATAGGTTTTACAGCTTCTGGCTTGCTTTGAACCACAATAGGCTCTGGCGTTTCCATTATTTTTTCTTTACTAATCGGCTCAATAGCTTCAACTGGCTTTTCTGGAGTACTTAGCGTTCCTTTTTTGAGCAGTTCTATTTCTTTGTAAACGGCCATCAACTCTTTGGCAAAACCTTCTTGCTTTGATAAAAGCAATTCTAGTTTTTGTTCGAGAATTTTTATATCGTCTTGGTTGGTATTCATAGGTTAGTTGTTATAGTACTATAACATATTTATGCTTTATTTATTTTTGCGTGCTAATTCTTGCTGGTACAATTCTCGCCCTAAAGCTGCTAAAAACGGAATACCAACAGTATCATATTCGTAGTCATTATCATTAAAGATTCCATTTTTGTTGACTAAAATAGTTGCGGTTATTAAAAAGGCTATATCGTTTTCAGTATCTTTTATATACGCACAATCGGTTAAAGTACCGTAGGCATAGCCTACCTTATTGTAAATTTCGATGCTTGCAGGAATCAGTTCTTGGCTGTCGCCGTACATAAAAAACTTCACATAACTATCGTAATATTCTTTGGTGTCATAGCCTAATTCTCTAGGTAAGGTGTGCATCGCTTCTAAAAGAAAGTCACGCTGTTCCTTTGATATAGTAAATCGTTCAGCTATTGTGAATTCTTCAGGAAAAATAATGCGTTTTAAAACATCATGTTGCGCATCAATGGCATAGTAATTTTTTAGACTAAAATCAAAAGGTTCCTGAAGTAGTATAGCCTCTTCAAAATAGCCTTTTCCTTTTTTTAAGTGGTCTATTTTTAAAGGTTTTATAGGCTTGTTAATGATTTTATCAGTAATGTTTGTTGTACTATCATTTGTATAATAGACTATAGCCCTCGTGGTAATGTCGTCAGCGTTGGGCGTAGAAACTCTGTGCGAGATCCGCACATTTTCGATGCCTTTGGCTTGTAATTTTTGATGAATTTCATCTTGCCCTAAAAACTCGAACAAGCGGTTGTAGGCTGCGTTATCACTCACGGCAAATAATTTTGTTATTTCTTGGGCAACCGTTGTTTCTAAAGTATCCCCTTCAATATAAAAACGAGTATTCATATCAAAATGAACCATGCTGTTTATTTTTTCTAAGGCCAAAATAGCCACGGGAAATTTCACAGTACTCGCTGGGTAGAAATAATGATTAGCGTTTACTTGAAAATCATAATCTTTAAAAAATACGGCCTCGTTCTTGCGATCAATCTGTGTGAATTTAATCTGAACTTCGTGATTTTTTAAACTATCTAAAACGTATTGAATAGCCGGGTTATTGCTTTTAAATGCTTGTTGAATAGGATTTTCAATGGGTTTCTGTTTCTCTGTACACGCCAAAAAGAAAAAACACAAAAGCATTCCTAAAAATAACTTTTTCCTGTTTATCATAGTTTTTTATTGATCGGTATAAAGTTCTCCTCGGTGCGGTTTCAAAGCATCCCTTACAGGAATCATTTCAGATTCATCCACGACTACATAAGCAATACTATGCATGTCATTTAGATCTTTATGCCCTGTAATACGATGTATTAATTGCTCAGCATTACTATATTCTTTGAGATGTATTTCATGATGTTCTGCTGTTTTATGGGCAGCAGGACCTCTAAAATCCCAAATTAGTTTTATCATTTTTTTTGTCATGCTACTAAAATTATATGAAACTACAATATAAGTTTATATCATGAATATCAGGTTCTTTATATCGAAAAGCCTCATTGGTGCCGATGAAGCAGAAAAATAAAAAGTTAGTTGCTATGAATATAGCATTATTAAAAGTGATTTTGATAATAAAAGGTTAAAATTAGTTGATTTTTATTAGAAATTATGAACTTGCATAGCATTGGTTATTTCTTATTTTTGCAACATGACGTTAACTCATATTTTCAAGACAAAAGCGAATCGCTTATTGGTGGTTTTTTTTACTTTTATACTGGTGTTGTCTTGTGATATGATATTTAAAAGCGAGGTTGAAAAACAGCCTTTGGCACGAGTTGGTAGCACCTATTTGTACAAAGAGGATATTAACGAATTGCTGAAAAATAACATATCTAAAGAAGACAGTGCTTCCTTTGTGACCAATTACATTAACAATTGGGCGACCAAACAACTGTTACTGTCAAAATCAAAAATAAATTTACCACAAGAAAAGTTACAAGAGTTCAATGACTTAATAGAGAATTATAAAACGGATTTATATACCAGAGCCTACAAAGATGCTTTAGTAAGTAAATCGGAAGATACGATCATCTCTAATGCTGAACTCACGACTTTTTATGATAATGAAAAAGAAAACTTTAAGCTTAAAGAAAAATTAGTACAGCTGAGGTTTATAGAATTGCCGCTGGAGTTTATAAATAAAGAGAATGTAGCCTTAAGGTTAGATCGATTTAATGCCACCGATAGAAAGTTTTTGGATTCAATTGGTATTCAATTTAGAAAATTAAATTATAACGATTCTATTTGGGTTCGAGCCTCACGTGTTATTAACGAAATTCCGCCTTTAACCCTTGAAAATGAGGATAGATACTTAAAAAAATCACAATTTTTTGAATTACAGGATTCATTAGGGGTATATTTGGCAAAGGTTTCAAATGTTTTGAATCCGAATGATATTTCTCCACTTTCTTATATCAAGCCAACTATTAAACAAGTGTTATTAAATAGGAGGCGTTTGGCATTGATAAGAAAGTTAGAAACCGAAATTATAGATGATGCAATTAAAGATAAAGAATTTCAAGTTTATGGACAAGATTAAGTATGTTATTACACTGTATTTGATACTATTATGCTTGGGTACTGGTAAGGCTCAGGAAGAACAAGTAGCAGAGAAAAATGAAGCTCAAGCAACTGATGTAAGTATGCTAACCGATTCTATCAACACTTTTAAGCGTGTTAAGATTGATGGTGTTGCAGCCGTTGTTGGCGAGCATCTTATATTAGAATCTGATATCGATAAAACCTTAATTGATTTAAGAAACCAGGGAGTTTCTGCAGATGAAGTTTCGCGTTGTGGACTTTTAGGAAAACTTATGGAAGATCGTTTGTTTGCGCATCAAGCAGTTCAGGACAGTATCTTGGTCGCTGATGATGAGGTGAATGCAAATAGTGATGCTCAAATAGAGCAATTGGTGGGTAAAGTAGGATCTATAGAAAAAGTATTAGCTTTTTATAAGAAAACAGATGAAGAAAGCTTCAGAGAAGAACTCTATAAAATTAATAAGTTGCGTATGCTTTCTGAGCGTATGCAGCGCAAGATAGTTGAAGAAGTAGAAGTAACTCCTGAAGAAGTGCGTCAATATTTTAATGAAATCCCAAAAGATCAAAGACCAATTATAGGAACTGAGCTAGAAATCGCTCAAATAACTAAAATGCCGGAGGCCTCTGAGGAAGAGGTTCAAAAGGTCATAGACCGCTTAAATAAAATTAGAGAAGATGTTTTAGAAAACGGTTCAAGTTTCGCTATTAAAGCAATTTTATATACTGAAGATCCTGGATCTAAACCAAACGGAGGCTTATACTCCGGAGTTACAAAACAATCGGGATATGCAAAAGAGTTTAAAGATGCTGCTTTTACTTTAGCCGAAGGAGAAGTGTCTGAGCCATTTAAAACCCAGTTTGGATATCATATTTTAACCGTTGATAAAATATTAGGACAACAACGAGATGTGCGGCATATCCTCATGATTCCTAAAATTTCAGATGAAGCGTTAAGAGCTTCTAAAATGGAGATTGATAGTATTCGTCAGCAAATAATAGATGGTAAATATACCTTTGCCGAAGCGGCTTTAAATTTTTCAGATCAAAAAGAGACCAAATTTGATGGAGGGCAGTTAAGAAATCCGATAGATTATGGTTCTAGGTTTGAACTAGCAAATATGCCTGATCCACAATTGTATAATCAGATTCGTAATTTAAAAGATAACGAAATATCTCAGCCTCTTTTAGAAGAGGATCCAAGGGAGGGTACGAGTTACAAGATTTTGAAAATCACAAATCGCTATGATGAACATGTGGCAGATTTCGCAAAAGACTACTTAAAAATTCAAGATTTAGCCTTGACTCAAAAAAGAGCTGATGCTATTGCAAAGTGGATGAAAGAACATATCGAAGAAACCTATATTAGTGTTAGTACAACAGGAAAAGACTGTGACTTCTCGAATAATTGGTTAAAAAATTAGATATATGTCAGACGTTACGGCTATTGAAAATCTTGTTGTAAAACATCAGGCGTTAAAAAACGAAATTGCTAAAATAATCATAGGGCAAGACACTGTTGTACACCAAATTTTACTTTCTGTTTATGCTGGCGGACATTCTTTATTAATAGGAGTACCTGGCTTAGCAAAGACCTTAATGGTACATACTATTGCCAAAACTTTAGGTTTAGATTTTAAACGTATTCAATTTACACCCGATTTAATGCCAAGTGATATTTTGGGCAGCGAAATATTAGATCAAAATAGAACTTTTAAGTTTATCAAAGGGCCTGTTTTTTCTAATATTATTCTGGCCGATGAGATCAATAGAACACCGCCAAAAACTCAGGCTGCACTCTTAGAGGCAATGCAAGAACGAACCGTTACCATTGCAGGTACAAATTACCCCTTAGCGTCACCTTATTTTGTCTTGGCAACACAAAACCCTATTGAGCAAGAAGGCACATACCCCTTGCCAGAAGCACAATTAGATCGCTTTATGTTTGCGATCGAATTAAAGTACCCTTCCATGGAAGAAGAAGTCGCTATTGTCAAAGCGACTACCTCCGATGATAGCCCTGCTATAAATGCCTTATTTACAGCAGAGGAAATTGTGGCCATTCAACATTTAATTCGCAGGATTCCTGTACCCGATAATGTGGTGAATTATGCGGTTAAATTAGTGCATAGCACAAGGCCCAATATCGATTCAGCTTCCGATTATGTAAAGCAATATATTGATTGGGGTGCAGGTCCTCGAGCATCGCAAAACTTAATTTTAGCAGCTAAGGCCAACGCCGCAATTCATGGAAAATTTTCTCCTGATATCGAAGATGTAAAAGCTGTCGCTATGGGTATTTTGCGCCATAGAATTATAAAAAACTACAAAGCAGAAGCTGAAGGTATCTCTGAAGATACCATTATAGGAGCGTTATTGTAATTTTTTATTTCAGGTTCAAACGTTTTTGTAAAGAATATCTCGAAAAAAGGCTTAAAAAAATATAGGATTCGTTTTTTTTTACTTTTTTATACCAAAAATTTTAAAATCATGTCAATCAATGCACTATTTTTTTTATTTACCCTTTAGATTTTAGTAATTTTACAGGATTGCAATAATCTAAAATACATAAAAATGGCATTTGATATAGATATGATAAAAAAGGTGTACGCCGATATGCCTAAACGTGTTGACAAAGCACGTGAGCTAGTTGGTAAACCACTCACACTTTCTGAGAAAATTTTATATGCGCACCTTTGGGATGGTTCACCATCAAAAGTATTTAAAAGAGGTAAAGATTATGTAGATTTTGCTCCAGATCGTATTGCTTTACAAGATGCTACAGCGCAAATGGCTTTATTGCAATTCATGCAAGCAGGTAAAAACAAAGTTGCTGTTCCAACGACAACGCATTGCGATCACTTAATTCAAGCAAAAAACGGTGCAGCAGCCGATTTAAAAATTGCAAATTCAACAAGTGCAGAAGTTTTTAATTTTTTAGAATCTGTTTCCGATAAATACGGAATAGGTTTTTGGAAACCAGGTGCGGGTATTATACATCAAGTAGTTTTAGAAAATTATGCATTCCCAGGCGGAATGATGATTGGTACTGATTCGCATACCGTAAATGCGGGTGGCTTAGGAATGGTCGCTATTGGTGTAGGTGGTGCGGATGCCGTTGATGTTATGGCCGGTATGGCTTGGGAGCTTAAATTTCCTAAACTTATTGGGGTTAAATTAACAGGAAGCTTAAGTGGTTGGACTTCCGCTAAAGATGTAATTCTTAAAGTTGCGGGTATTTTAACCGTAAAAGGTGGTACAGGTGCTATTGTAGAATATTTTGGGCCAGGAGCTAAAAATTTATCTTGTACTGGTAAAGGTACTATTTGTAATATGGGTGCCGAAATTGGCGCAACAACCTCTACTTTTGGATATGATGATTCAATGGAGCGTTATTTACGCGCTACCGATCGTAGTGATATTGCCGATGAAGCCAACAAAATACGCGAATATTTAACAGGTGATGATGAGGTGTATGCAAACCCGAATGATTATTTTGATCAGCTTATTGAAATTAATTTAGACACTTTGCGTCCGCATTTAAACGGGCCTTTTACACCAGATTTAGCCACTCCAGTAGGTGAATTAGGTGCAAAAGCTAGAGAGCATGGATGGCCGCTTAAAGTAGATTGGGGATTAATTGGTTCTTGTACCAACTCTTCTTACGAAGATTTAACCAGGGCCGCTTCTATCGCAAAACAAGCCGTTGATAAAAAAATAAAAGCAAAGTCCGACTTTGGAATTAACCCAGGTTCAGAGCAAATTCGTTTTACTGCAGAGCGTGATGGAATTTTAAAAATATTTGAAGATTTAGACGCTACCATATTTACAAATGCTTGTGGTCCATGTATTGGACAATGGGATAGAAGCGATTTAAAAGGAGAGGAAAAGAATACCATTGTGCACTCTTTTAACCGAAACTTCTCTAAAAGAGCAGATGGTAACCCAAATACGCATGCGTTCGTTGGTTCTCCAGAAATGGTTGCCGCTATCGCAATCTCTGGTCGACTAGATTTTGATCCCATGAATGATACGCTGTTGAATGAAGATGGAGAAGAAGTGAAATTAGACGAGCCAAGAGGTATTGAGTTGCCACCACTTGGTTTTGATGTAGAAGATGCTGGTTATTTAGCGCCACAAGAAGACGGTTCTGCGGTCGTTGTTAAGGTAGATCCAAAATCAGAAAGATTACAGCTTTTAGAGCCATTTACACCTATTACAGACGAAAGTTTAATGGGCGTAAAGTTATTAATCAAAGCCTTTGGAAAATGTACTACAGACCATATCTCTATGGCAGGGCCTTGGTTGCGTTTCCGTGGTCATTTAGATAATATATCGAATAACTGTTTAATTGGGGCTGTAAATGCATTTGGTAAGAAAACAAATTTTGTTAAAAATCAATTGACAGGTGAATTTGGAGGTGTGCCTGACACAGCGCGTGCCTACAAAGCAGCAGGGATTAAAAGTATTGTCGTAGGTGATCATAACTATGGTGAAGGTTCTTCAAGAGAGCATGCTGCGATGGAGCCAAGACATTTAGGGGTTGCTGCAGTATTGGTAAAATCTTTTGCCCGGATTCATGAAACCAACCTTAAAAAACAAGGAATGCTTGGTTTAACCTTTGCGAACGAAGCCGATTATGATCTCATTCAGGAAGATGATACGTTTAACTTTTTGGATATTGCAGATTTTGCTCCAGACAAGCAATTAACTATTGAACTGGTGCATGCTGACGGAACTAAAAATACAATTAAGGTGAACCATACCTATAATGAACCTCAAATTGCTTGGTACAGAGAAGGTTCTGCCTTAAATGTGATTAAAAAAGAGAATGCTTCTTCAGCAAAATAAAGGTAGATCATCTTACTAAAAATAAATTAATTTTAATTTCATAAAACTCTTGATATTCATCAAGAGTTTTTTAGTTTTGAACAAATCTAAAGATGAATGAAAATTACAAAGAAAACCATATTAAATATTCTGCTTTTCGCTTTTATACTTTCCTTTTTTGTAACTCCTTTAGGAGACTATAGTAAAGTATTACTCAATAAAGTATTTTCAT
The sequence above is drawn from the Cellulophaga sp. Hel_I_12 genome and encodes:
- a CDS encoding serine hydrolase — protein: MINRKKLFLGMLLCFFFLACTEKQKPIENPIQQAFKSNNPAIQYVLDSLKNHEVQIKFTQIDRKNEAVFFKDYDFQVNANHYFYPASTVKFPVAILALEKINSMVHFDMNTRFYIEGDTLETTVAQEITKLFAVSDNAAYNRLFEFLGQDEIHQKLQAKGIENVRISHRVSTPNADDITTRAIVYYTNDSTTNITDKIINKPIKPLKIDHLKKGKGYFEEAILLQEPFDFSLKNYYAIDAQHDVLKRIIFPEEFTIAERFTISKEQRDFLLEAMHTLPRELGYDTKEYYDSYVKFFMYGDSQELIPASIEIYNKVGYAYGTLTDCAYIKDTENDIAFLITATILVNKNGIFNDNDYEYDTVGIPFLAALGRELYQQELARKNK
- a CDS encoding MoxR family ATPase; the encoded protein is MSDVTAIENLVVKHQALKNEIAKIIIGQDTVVHQILLSVYAGGHSLLIGVPGLAKTLMVHTIAKTLGLDFKRIQFTPDLMPSDILGSEILDQNRTFKFIKGPVFSNIILADEINRTPPKTQAALLEAMQERTVTIAGTNYPLASPYFVLATQNPIEQEGTYPLPEAQLDRFMFAIELKYPSMEEEVAIVKATTSDDSPAINALFTAEEIVAIQHLIRRIPVPDNVVNYAVKLVHSTRPNIDSASDYVKQYIDWGAGPRASQNLILAAKANAAIHGKFSPDIEDVKAVAMGILRHRIIKNYKAEAEGISEDTIIGALL
- a CDS encoding DUF2339 domain-containing protein, which gives rise to MNTNQDDIKILEQKLELLLSKQEGFAKELMAVYKEIELLKKGTLSTPEKPVEAIEPISKEKIMETPEPIVVQSKPEAVKPIESSGKSEIENIVDRVQKKSTLPQQKSNLEKFIGENLINKIGIFITVIGVVIGAKYSIENNLISPLTRIVLGYLVGLALLVFGIKLKAKYLNYSAVLVSGAIAILYFISFAAYSLYGLLPQLPTFVLMVLFTVFAVITSIHYNKQVIAHIGLVGAYAVPFLLSTGSGDVLTLFSYMAIINIGILVLAFKKYWKPLYYVAFVFTWLIYTLWLSAKYVPIDHFAIAFSFASLFFVIFYLAFMSYKFMKKESFNSGDVIIVFINSFIFYGIGFYLLSENERTEELLGLFTLANAGIHFVVATVIFKRKLADKKLFYLIAALVLTFITITIPVQLDGSWVTILWAVEAGLLFWIGLTKNISVYKKLSYILMVLAFFSIFQDWEIAYASYYSLDEKKIPPFFNSNFLSSLVVIISFAFITWLLHAKTFRVAHGVRTGIHLVMAILAPLLFLIIFYFAIFFEIDAYWTQLFNASMLTITDVDGQTLTKYNYSLRDFNSIWLVNYTLLFFTILSIVTIFKVKNRMTGIVNLVFNILVVFIFLSFGLYLISELRSDHINQYLEEYYHNSYNLSIRYISFVFLGGLLYVTYLYSKQPFIKLNLRTPFEIGFHFTLLWLLSSELLHWMDLGGISNSYKMNLSILWGAYSLFLVILGIWKRKKYLRITGIILFGFTLIKLFFYDIADLDTISKTIVFVSLGVLLLVISFLYNKYTKQIEDESKSE
- a CDS encoding peptidylprolyl isomerase, with translation MDKIKYVITLYLILLCLGTGKAQEEQVAEKNEAQATDVSMLTDSINTFKRVKIDGVAAVVGEHLILESDIDKTLIDLRNQGVSADEVSRCGLLGKLMEDRLFAHQAVQDSILVADDEVNANSDAQIEQLVGKVGSIEKVLAFYKKTDEESFREELYKINKLRMLSERMQRKIVEEVEVTPEEVRQYFNEIPKDQRPIIGTELEIAQITKMPEASEEEVQKVIDRLNKIREDVLENGSSFAIKAILYTEDPGSKPNGGLYSGVTKQSGYAKEFKDAAFTLAEGEVSEPFKTQFGYHILTVDKILGQQRDVRHILMIPKISDEALRASKMEIDSIRQQIIDGKYTFAEAALNFSDQKETKFDGGQLRNPIDYGSRFELANMPDPQLYNQIRNLKDNEISQPLLEEDPREGTSYKILKITNRYDEHVADFAKDYLKIQDLALTQKRADAIAKWMKEHIEETYISVSTTGKDCDFSNNWLKN
- a CDS encoding aconitate hydratase, which codes for MAFDIDMIKKVYADMPKRVDKARELVGKPLTLSEKILYAHLWDGSPSKVFKRGKDYVDFAPDRIALQDATAQMALLQFMQAGKNKVAVPTTTHCDHLIQAKNGAAADLKIANSTSAEVFNFLESVSDKYGIGFWKPGAGIIHQVVLENYAFPGGMMIGTDSHTVNAGGLGMVAIGVGGADAVDVMAGMAWELKFPKLIGVKLTGSLSGWTSAKDVILKVAGILTVKGGTGAIVEYFGPGAKNLSCTGKGTICNMGAEIGATTSTFGYDDSMERYLRATDRSDIADEANKIREYLTGDDEVYANPNDYFDQLIEINLDTLRPHLNGPFTPDLATPVGELGAKAREHGWPLKVDWGLIGSCTNSSYEDLTRAASIAKQAVDKKIKAKSDFGINPGSEQIRFTAERDGILKIFEDLDATIFTNACGPCIGQWDRSDLKGEEKNTIVHSFNRNFSKRADGNPNTHAFVGSPEMVAAIAISGRLDFDPMNDTLLNEDGEEVKLDEPRGIELPPLGFDVEDAGYLAPQEDGSAVVVKVDPKSERLQLLEPFTPITDESLMGVKLLIKAFGKCTTDHISMAGPWLRFRGHLDNISNNCLIGAVNAFGKKTNFVKNQLTGEFGGVPDTARAYKAAGIKSIVVGDHNYGEGSSREHAAMEPRHLGVAAVLVKSFARIHETNLKKQGMLGLTFANEADYDLIQEDDTFNFLDIADFAPDKQLTIELVHADGTKNTIKVNHTYNEPQIAWYREGSALNVIKKENASSAK
- a CDS encoding helix-turn-helix domain-containing protein — encoded protein: MNLIGTKWKPLILFHLLEGDLRSGILQKKIPEVSNKMFTQTVRDLEKDGLIARKVFPIVPPRVEYSLTKRGKSLEYILRSLDKWGSEDCKN